One Streptomyces sp. L2 genomic window carries:
- the folE gene encoding GTP cyclohydrolase I FolE: MTDPVTLDGEGPIGEFDEKRAENAVRELLIAVGENPDREGLLETPARVARAYKEIFAGLWQKPEDVLTTTFDLGHDEMVLVKDIEVYSTCEHHLVPFRGVAHVGYIPSESGKITGLSKLARLVDVYARRPQVQERLTTQIADSLMEILDPRGVIVVIECEHMCMSMRGIRKPGAKTLTSAVRGQLRDAATRNEAMSLIMAR, translated from the coding sequence ATGACCGACCCCGTGACGCTGGACGGCGAGGGCCCCATCGGCGAGTTCGACGAGAAGCGCGCCGAGAACGCCGTACGCGAACTCCTGATCGCGGTCGGCGAAAACCCGGACCGCGAGGGCCTCCTGGAGACCCCGGCACGGGTGGCGCGGGCGTACAAGGAGATCTTCGCCGGCCTGTGGCAGAAGCCCGAGGACGTCCTGACGACGACGTTCGACCTGGGCCATGACGAGATGGTGCTCGTGAAGGACATCGAGGTGTATAGCACCTGTGAACATCATCTCGTGCCGTTCAGGGGCGTCGCGCACGTCGGGTACATCCCGTCCGAGTCCGGGAAGATCACCGGGTTGTCCAAGCTGGCGCGCCTGGTCGACGTCTACGCCCGCCGCCCGCAGGTGCAGGAACGTCTCACCACGCAGATCGCGGACTCCCTGATGGAGATACTCGACCCGCGGGGCGTGATCGTCGTCATCGAGTGCGAGCACATGTGCATGTCGATGCGGGGCATCCGCAAGCCGGGTGCGAAGACCCTCACCTCGGCGGTGCGCGGCCAGCTGCGGGACGCTGCCACCCGCAACGAGGCGATGAGCCTCATCATGGCCCGCTGA
- a CDS encoding nuclear transport factor 2 family protein, whose protein sequence is MSAPHTDVENVEAANTAFYEAMERGDFEELSSLWLTPGDLGVDETYHDPAGTGVISCVHPGWPALTGRGEVLRSYALIMANTDYIQFFLTDVHVSVTGDTAVVTCTENILSGGPAPAEGAELGPLLGQLVVATNVFRRTPLGWKIWSHHASPVLAETGEDDDGEDGDDGNGGSGGNPDDETLA, encoded by the coding sequence GTGAGCGCACCCCACACCGACGTCGAGAACGTCGAGGCCGCCAACACCGCCTTCTACGAGGCGATGGAACGCGGCGACTTCGAGGAACTGTCCTCGCTCTGGCTCACGCCCGGCGACCTCGGCGTCGACGAGACCTACCACGACCCCGCCGGCACCGGCGTGATCTCCTGCGTGCACCCCGGCTGGCCGGCGCTCACCGGCCGCGGCGAGGTCCTCAGGTCGTACGCGCTGATCATGGCCAACACCGACTACATCCAGTTCTTCCTGACCGACGTGCACGTCTCCGTGACCGGCGACACCGCCGTCGTGACCTGCACCGAGAACATCCTCAGCGGCGGCCCCGCCCCCGCCGAGGGCGCCGAGCTGGGCCCCCTACTCGGCCAGCTCGTCGTCGCCACGAACGTGTTCCGGCGCACCCCGCTCGGCTGGAAGATCTGGTCCCACCACGCCTCCCCCGTGCTCGCCGAGACCGGTGAGGACGACGACGGCGAGGACGGCGACGACGGGAACGGAGGAAGCGGCGGGAACCCGGACGACGAGACCCTCGCCTGA
- the folB gene encoding dihydroneopterin aldolase: MDRVALRGLKARGHHGVFPKEREEGQTFIVDLVLGLDTRPAAADDDLTKTAHYGIVAEEVVAAVEGEPVNLIETLAERIAQVCLKHEGVQEVEVCVHKPDAPITVPFDDVTVTITRSRV; the protein is encoded by the coding sequence GTGGATCGTGTCGCGCTGCGCGGCCTGAAGGCCCGAGGTCACCACGGTGTGTTCCCCAAGGAACGCGAGGAGGGCCAGACCTTCATCGTGGACCTCGTCCTCGGCCTGGACACCCGCCCGGCCGCCGCCGACGACGACCTGACGAAGACCGCGCACTACGGGATCGTCGCCGAAGAGGTCGTGGCCGCGGTCGAGGGCGAGCCGGTGAACCTCATCGAGACGCTCGCCGAGCGCATCGCCCAGGTCTGCCTGAAGCACGAGGGGGTCCAGGAGGTCGAGGTCTGCGTCCACAAGCCCGACGCGCCGATCACCGTCCCCTTCGACGACGTCACCGTCACGATCACCCGGAGCCGAGTATGA
- a CDS encoding phosphatidylglycerol lysyltransferase domain-containing protein: protein MSGGVPSRSGRARRILRGPRPEAVPVLVSRACTLVGVLDIAAGVFPRFRHSRMHALAEVLPGSFGPFAAALSLSAGVLLLLLAHGLKRRKRRAWRAAVALLPAGAVAEFVYRHSIVGALISVALLFPLLRHRDEFTALPDPRSRWRALANFVLMGAGSLALGLVIVSVHPNLMVGDPSLADRLTHVVYGLFGFEGPVDYKGNTSWTVAFSLGALGWLTAVTTIYLAFRPEHPAARLTEEDESRLRALLAKHGRRDSLGHFALRRDKAVVFSPSGKAAVTYRVVSGVMLASGDPIGDVEAWPGAIERFMDEAKAHSWTPAVMGCSETGGEVWTRETGLDALELGDEAVVDVADFSLAGRAMRNVRQMVKRIERAGYETRVRRIRDLGEAELERVRLAAEDWRGTDTERGFSMALGRIGDAADGDCLIATAHKQDDEPGEYGDLKAILHFVPWGEDGVSLDLMRRDRSADPGMNELLIVAALQAAPKFGISRVSLNFAMFRSALARGEKIGAGPVLRAWRGLLVFLSRWFQIESLYKFNAKFQPRWEPRFVVYRASADLPRIGFAAMQAEGFVTLALPLPRFLRRRRAAAERTCTHAVAERDVRAA, encoded by the coding sequence ATGTCAGGCGGGGTTCCGAGCCGATCAGGCCGGGCGCGGCGCATACTGCGCGGTCCGCGTCCCGAGGCCGTCCCCGTTCTCGTCAGCAGGGCCTGCACCCTCGTCGGCGTCCTGGACATCGCCGCGGGTGTGTTCCCGCGCTTCCGTCACAGCCGTATGCACGCCCTGGCGGAAGTGCTGCCGGGCTCCTTCGGCCCCTTCGCCGCGGCCCTGTCGCTCAGCGCCGGCGTGCTGCTGCTGCTCCTCGCCCACGGCCTCAAACGGCGCAAGCGCCGGGCCTGGCGCGCCGCGGTCGCCCTGCTCCCGGCGGGCGCGGTCGCCGAGTTCGTGTACCGGCACTCGATCGTCGGAGCGCTCATCTCGGTGGCCCTGCTGTTCCCGCTGCTGCGCCACCGCGACGAGTTCACGGCCCTGCCCGATCCGCGCAGCCGGTGGCGCGCGCTCGCCAACTTCGTCCTCATGGGCGCCGGTTCCCTCGCACTCGGCCTGGTCATCGTCAGCGTCCACCCGAACCTCATGGTCGGCGACCCGAGCCTGGCCGATCGGCTGACACACGTCGTCTACGGCCTGTTCGGCTTCGAGGGACCCGTCGACTACAAGGGCAACACCTCCTGGACGGTCGCCTTCTCCCTCGGCGCCCTCGGCTGGCTCACCGCGGTCACCACGATCTACCTCGCCTTCCGCCCCGAACACCCGGCCGCCCGCCTCACCGAGGAGGACGAGTCCCGGCTGCGCGCCCTGCTCGCCAAGCACGGCCGCCGCGACTCCCTCGGCCACTTCGCGCTGCGCCGCGACAAGGCCGTCGTCTTCTCGCCCAGCGGAAAGGCCGCCGTCACCTACCGCGTCGTCTCCGGCGTGATGCTCGCCAGCGGGGACCCGATCGGCGACGTCGAGGCGTGGCCGGGCGCCATCGAACGCTTCATGGACGAGGCCAAGGCCCACTCCTGGACGCCCGCCGTCATGGGCTGCTCCGAGACCGGCGGCGAGGTCTGGACCCGCGAGACCGGCCTGGACGCCCTCGAACTGGGCGACGAGGCGGTGGTCGACGTGGCGGATTTCTCACTCGCCGGACGCGCGATGCGCAACGTACGCCAGATGGTCAAGCGCATCGAGCGAGCCGGCTACGAAACCCGGGTACGGCGCATCCGTGACCTCGGCGAGGCCGAGCTGGAGCGGGTCCGCCTGGCCGCCGAGGACTGGCGCGGCACCGACACCGAGCGCGGCTTCTCCATGGCGCTCGGCCGGATCGGCGACGCCGCCGACGGCGACTGCCTCATCGCCACCGCGCACAAGCAGGACGACGAGCCCGGCGAGTACGGCGACCTCAAGGCCATCCTGCACTTCGTCCCCTGGGGCGAGGACGGGGTCTCCCTGGACCTCATGCGCCGCGACCGCAGCGCCGACCCCGGCATGAACGAACTGCTGATCGTCGCCGCGCTGCAGGCCGCGCCCAAGTTCGGCATCAGCCGGGTCTCGCTGAACTTCGCGATGTTCCGCTCCGCCCTCGCGCGCGGGGAGAAGATCGGCGCCGGACCGGTGCTGCGCGCCTGGCGCGGACTGCTGGTGTTCCTCTCCCGCTGGTTCCAGATCGAGTCGCTGTACAAGTTCAACGCCAAGTTCCAGCCCCGCTGGGAACCCCGCTTCGTCGTCTACCGCGCCTCCGCCGACCTGCCCCGCATCGGCTTCGCCGCCATGCAGGCGGAGGGCTTCGTCACCCTCGCCCTGCCCCTGCCCCGCTTCCTGCGCCGCCGCCGGGCCGCCGCGGAACGCACCTGCACCCACGCGGTGGCGGAACGGGACGTCCGCGCGGCCTGA
- the folP gene encoding dihydropteroate synthase: MNNHSGRGRVAGLPAWDRCAVMGVVNVTPDSFSDGGRWFDTTTAVKHGLDLVAEGADLVDVGGESTRPGATRVDESEELRRVVPVVRGLAAEGVVVSVDTMRASVAEQSLAAGAALVNDVSGGLADPAMIPVVAAAGAPFVVMHWRGFLHGDKVHGVYDDVVTEVLGELHARVDAVLAGGIAPDRIVVDPGLGFSKEAGHDLTLLAHLDRLRALGHPLLVAASRKRFLGRVLAGPEGAPPPARERDAATAAVSALAAQAGAWAVRVHEVRATADAVRVARAVEGARTTPDAPGTDHGRGAEGAR; encoded by the coding sequence ATGAACAACCACAGCGGGCGCGGCCGAGTGGCGGGCCTTCCGGCATGGGACCGGTGCGCGGTCATGGGGGTCGTCAACGTGACCCCCGACTCCTTCTCCGACGGCGGCCGCTGGTTCGACACCACCACCGCCGTCAAACACGGCCTCGACCTCGTCGCCGAGGGCGCCGACCTGGTCGACGTCGGCGGCGAGTCCACCCGCCCCGGCGCCACCCGCGTCGACGAGTCCGAGGAACTCAGGCGCGTCGTCCCCGTCGTCCGCGGCCTCGCCGCCGAAGGCGTCGTCGTCTCCGTCGACACCATGCGGGCCTCCGTCGCCGAACAGTCCCTCGCGGCCGGCGCCGCCCTCGTCAACGACGTCAGCGGGGGCCTCGCCGACCCCGCGATGATCCCCGTCGTCGCCGCCGCGGGCGCCCCCTTCGTCGTCATGCACTGGCGCGGCTTCCTCCACGGCGACAAGGTCCACGGCGTCTACGACGACGTCGTCACCGAAGTCCTCGGCGAACTCCACGCGCGCGTGGACGCCGTCCTCGCCGGCGGCATAGCCCCGGACCGAATAGTCGTCGACCCCGGACTCGGCTTCTCCAAGGAGGCCGGACACGACCTCACCCTCCTCGCCCACCTCGACCGCCTGCGCGCCCTCGGCCACCCCCTGCTCGTCGCCGCCTCCCGCAAACGGTTCCTCGGCCGCGTCCTCGCCGGCCCCGAGGGCGCGCCGCCGCCCGCCCGCGAACGCGACGCCGCCACCGCCGCCGTCTCCGCCCTCGCCGCCCAGGCCGGCGCCTGGGCCGTCCGCGTCCACGAGGTACGCGCCACCGCGGACGCGGTTCGCGTCGCCCGCGCCGTGGAAGGGGCACGTACGACACCCGACGCGCCCGGCACCGACCACGGGCGCGGGGCGGAAGGAGCCCGGTGA
- a CDS encoding DUF3180 domain-containing protein gives MKELRIRVLVGVFVVAGVLSWAAARLWNAVGTLPSVPLAAPIVLALIAVVLLATALSLRARLKAQRERRPGAKGVDLLMAARAVVFGQASALVAALVAGMYGGTGVFLLELLDIPARVDQAIYAGLSVAAGIGVIAAALFLERVCKLPEDDDQHPQGAEPAS, from the coding sequence GTGAAAGAGCTGCGCATCAGGGTGCTGGTCGGCGTGTTCGTCGTGGCGGGAGTCCTGTCCTGGGCGGCCGCCCGCCTGTGGAACGCGGTCGGCACCCTCCCCAGCGTCCCGCTGGCCGCCCCCATCGTCCTCGCCCTGATCGCGGTGGTCCTGCTGGCCACGGCACTCTCGCTGCGCGCCCGCCTCAAGGCCCAGCGCGAGCGCCGCCCCGGGGCCAAGGGCGTCGACCTCCTGATGGCCGCCCGCGCCGTCGTCTTCGGTCAGGCGAGCGCCCTGGTCGCCGCCCTCGTCGCCGGCATGTACGGCGGCACGGGGGTCTTCCTCCTGGAACTCCTCGACATCCCCGCCCGCGTCGACCAGGCCATCTACGCCGGCCTCTCGGTCGCGGCCGGCATCGGCGTCATAGCGGCAGCCCTGTTCCTGGAACGCGTCTGCAAACTCCCCGAGGACGACGACCAACACCCCCAGGGCGCAGAACCAGCCTCCTGA
- a CDS encoding alpha/beta hydrolase-fold protein: protein MGLTSKKVLVLAILFAALLFVATVWLWPRLARRNWRNVSGRVGLLLATQFALIASLGIFANQSFGFYASWADLFGQETDQGIVVDHLANGGTGGPLQVYSTSRVTGVKGSLPQAVGQIQKVEIAGPTSHINSQAYVYLPPEYFQPQYRKRTFPAAVVLTGYPGTAKALVTKLQYPRVAQEEAKHGRMQPMILVMLRPTVAPPRDTECVDIPGGPQTETFFAKDLPTAVQSHYRVGKQSGSWGIIGDSTGGYCALKFAMHHPKVYVAGAGLSPYYHAPIDPTTGDLFQGNALLKNRASLWWLLKHEPAPDTSLLVTSSKVGEHNYKDTLKFIKAVQDTHLTRISSIILDSGGHNFNTWRRELPATLQWISGRLSDR from the coding sequence ATGGGTCTCACGAGCAAAAAAGTGCTGGTGCTGGCGATCTTGTTCGCGGCGCTGCTGTTCGTCGCCACGGTGTGGCTGTGGCCACGGCTGGCCCGCCGCAACTGGCGGAACGTCAGCGGACGCGTCGGGCTGCTGCTGGCCACGCAGTTCGCGTTGATCGCCTCGCTCGGCATCTTCGCCAACCAGAGCTTCGGGTTCTACGCCAGCTGGGCCGACCTGTTCGGTCAGGAGACCGACCAGGGCATCGTGGTCGACCATCTGGCGAACGGCGGTACCGGCGGCCCCCTCCAGGTGTACTCCACGTCCCGGGTGACGGGAGTGAAGGGCTCGCTGCCGCAGGCGGTCGGCCAGATACAGAAGGTCGAGATCGCCGGCCCCACGAGCCACATCAACTCGCAGGCGTACGTCTACCTCCCCCCGGAGTACTTCCAGCCGCAGTACCGCAAGCGCACGTTCCCCGCGGCGGTCGTCCTCACGGGCTACCCCGGTACGGCCAAGGCGCTGGTGACCAAGCTGCAGTACCCGCGCGTGGCGCAGGAGGAGGCGAAGCACGGGCGCATGCAGCCGATGATCCTGGTGATGCTGCGGCCGACCGTCGCGCCGCCGAGGGACACCGAGTGCGTGGACATCCCGGGCGGCCCGCAAACGGAAACGTTTTTTGCCAAGGACCTGCCAACTGCGGTGCAGTCCCACTACCGGGTCGGCAAGCAGTCGGGGAGCTGGGGCATCATCGGTGACTCCACGGGCGGCTACTGCGCGCTGAAGTTCGCCATGCACCACCCCAAGGTGTACGTCGCCGGGGCTGGCCTGTCGCCGTACTACCACGCGCCGATCGACCCGACCACGGGTGACCTGTTCCAGGGGAACGCGCTGCTGAAGAACCGCGCCAGCCTGTGGTGGCTCCTCAAGCACGAGCCCGCGCCGGACACCTCACTGCTCGTCACCAGCAGCAAGGTCGGCGAGCACAACTACAAGGACACGCTGAAGTTCATCAAGGCCGTGCAGGACACGCACCTGACCCGGATCTCGTCGATCATCCTCGACAGCGGCGGCCACAACTTCAACACCTGGCGGCGCGAGCTCCCGGCGACGCTGCAGTGGATCAGCGGGCGGCTGAGCGACCGCTGA
- the folK gene encoding 2-amino-4-hydroxy-6-hydroxymethyldihydropteridine diphosphokinase gives MTRPFTWGQSDPTVQPVPASVVEQVDAADSTLSNPKRAVISLGSNLGNRLETLQGAVDALEDTPGVRVKAVSPVYETEPWGVEPGSQPSYFNAVVVLKTTLPPSSLLERAHAVEEAFNRVRDERWGPRTLDVDIVSYAEITSDDPRLTLPHPRAHERAFVLAPWYDVDPQAQLPGRGPVADLLSVITRDGVEARGDLELRLPE, from the coding sequence ATGACCCGACCGTTCACCTGGGGTCAGAGCGACCCGACCGTCCAGCCGGTGCCCGCCTCCGTCGTCGAACAGGTCGACGCCGCCGACAGCACCCTCAGCAACCCCAAACGCGCCGTGATCTCCCTCGGCTCCAACCTGGGCAACCGCCTGGAGACCCTCCAGGGGGCCGTCGACGCCCTGGAGGACACCCCCGGCGTCCGCGTGAAGGCCGTCTCCCCGGTCTACGAGACCGAGCCCTGGGGCGTCGAGCCCGGCAGCCAGCCCTCCTACTTCAACGCCGTCGTCGTCCTCAAGACCACCCTGCCGCCCTCCTCCCTGCTGGAGCGCGCCCACGCCGTGGAGGAGGCCTTCAACCGCGTCCGCGACGAACGCTGGGGTCCGCGCACCCTCGACGTCGACATCGTCTCCTACGCCGAGATCACCTCCGACGACCCCCGGCTCACCCTCCCCCACCCCCGCGCCCACGAGCGGGCCTTCGTGCTGGCGCCCTGGTACGACGTGGACCCCCAGGCCCAGCTCCCCGGCCGCGGCCCGGTGGCCGACCTGCTGTCCGTGATCACCCGCGACGGCGTCGAGGCCCGCGGCGACCTGGAACTCCGACTGCCCGAGTAG
- the ftsH gene encoding ATP-dependent zinc metalloprotease FtsH, with product MDVKRYFRGPVMWIVLAVLAVVVLMQVVGSSGGYKTVDTGQVVAAINDNKVESAKLTTGDEQTVKVTLKDGVKVEGSSKIQASYIGDQGVTIASQLQTKYQDKQIPDGYTVSPSKQNPFLGVLLSLLPFVLIVVVFLFLMNQMQGGGSRVMNFGKSKAKLITKDTPKTTFSDVAGCDEAVEELQEIKEFLQEPAKFQAVGAKIPKGVLLYGRPGTGKTLLARAVAGEAGVPFYSISGSDFVEMFVGVGASRVRDLFEQAKANAPAIVFVDEIDAVGRHRGAGLGGGHDEREQTLNQLLVEMDGFDVKGGVILIAATNRPDILDPALLRPGRFDRQIAVDPPDLQGRLEILKVHQKGKPVAQDVDLAAVARRTPGMTGADLANVLNEAALLTARGDQKLVDNKALDEAIDRVVAGPQKRTRIMSDKEKKITAYHEGGHALVAAASPNSDPVHKITILSRGRALGYTMVLPDEDKYSTTRNEMLDQLAYMLGGRAAEELVFHDPTTGAANDIEKATNLARAMVTQYGMTERLGAIKFGGDNSEPFLGREMAHQRDYSEEVAALVDEEVKKLIETAHNEAWEILVENRDVLDNLVLQLLEKETLGKEEIAEIFAAIHKRPARPAWTGSSRRTPSTRPPVLSPKELALTNGANGATAAISTAKSTVAEPAPATEQSPEDRPES from the coding sequence ATGGACGTGAAGCGATACTTCCGTGGGCCGGTCATGTGGATCGTGCTGGCCGTCCTTGCCGTGGTCGTGTTGATGCAGGTCGTCGGCTCGTCCGGCGGCTACAAGACGGTGGACACCGGCCAAGTCGTGGCGGCGATCAACGACAACAAGGTCGAGTCGGCCAAGCTCACCACCGGTGACGAGCAGACCGTCAAGGTCACGCTCAAGGACGGGGTGAAGGTCGAGGGCAGCTCGAAGATCCAGGCGAGCTACATCGGCGACCAGGGCGTGACCATCGCCAGCCAGCTGCAGACCAAGTACCAGGACAAGCAGATCCCCGACGGCTACACGGTGTCGCCGTCGAAGCAGAACCCGTTCCTCGGCGTCCTGCTCTCCCTGCTGCCCTTCGTCCTGATCGTGGTCGTCTTCCTGTTCCTGATGAACCAGATGCAGGGCGGCGGCTCCCGGGTCATGAACTTCGGGAAGTCCAAGGCCAAGCTCATCACCAAGGACACCCCCAAGACGACCTTCTCCGACGTCGCCGGCTGTGACGAGGCCGTCGAGGAACTCCAGGAGATCAAGGAGTTCCTCCAGGAACCGGCGAAGTTCCAGGCCGTCGGCGCCAAGATCCCCAAGGGCGTGCTCCTCTACGGCCGCCCCGGCACCGGCAAGACCCTGCTCGCGCGCGCCGTCGCCGGTGAGGCGGGCGTCCCCTTCTACTCGATCTCCGGCTCCGACTTCGTCGAGATGTTCGTCGGCGTCGGCGCCTCCCGGGTCCGCGACCTGTTCGAGCAGGCCAAGGCGAACGCCCCGGCGATCGTCTTCGTCGACGAGATCGACGCGGTCGGCCGCCACCGCGGCGCCGGCCTCGGCGGCGGTCACGACGAGCGCGAGCAGACCCTGAACCAGCTGCTCGTCGAGATGGACGGCTTCGACGTCAAGGGCGGCGTGATCCTCATCGCCGCGACGAACCGGCCCGACATCCTCGACCCGGCACTGCTTCGCCCCGGCCGCTTCGACCGGCAGATCGCGGTCGACCCGCCGGACCTCCAGGGCCGTCTGGAGATCCTCAAGGTCCACCAGAAGGGCAAGCCCGTCGCCCAGGACGTCGACCTCGCCGCCGTCGCCCGCCGCACCCCCGGCATGACCGGCGCCGACCTGGCCAACGTGCTCAACGAGGCCGCGCTCCTCACCGCCCGCGGTGACCAGAAGCTGGTCGACAACAAGGCGCTGGACGAGGCGATCGACCGCGTGGTCGCGGGCCCGCAGAAGCGGACCCGGATCATGTCCGACAAGGAGAAGAAGATCACCGCGTACCACGAGGGCGGTCACGCCCTGGTCGCGGCGGCCTCACCGAACTCCGACCCCGTCCACAAGATCACCATCCTGTCCCGGGGCCGCGCCCTCGGCTACACGATGGTCCTGCCGGACGAGGACAAGTACTCGACCACGCGCAACGAGATGCTCGACCAGCTCGCCTACATGCTGGGCGGCCGGGCGGCCGAGGAACTGGTCTTCCACGACCCGACCACCGGCGCCGCGAACGACATCGAGAAGGCCACCAACCTGGCCCGCGCGATGGTCACGCAGTACGGCATGACCGAGCGGCTCGGCGCGATCAAGTTCGGCGGCGACAACAGCGAGCCCTTCCTCGGCCGTGAGATGGCTCACCAGCGCGACTACTCGGAAGAGGTCGCCGCGCTGGTCGACGAGGAGGTCAAGAAGCTCATCGAGACCGCGCACAACGAGGCCTGGGAGATCCTGGTCGAGAACCGCGACGTGCTCGACAACCTCGTCCTGCAGCTGCTGGAGAAGGAGACGCTGGGCAAGGAGGAGATCGCGGAGATCTTCGCCGCCATCCACAAGCGCCCGGCGCGGCCCGCCTGGACCGGCTCCTCCCGCCGCACCCCGTCCACCCGTCCGCCGGTGCTCTCCCCCAAGGAGCTGGCCCTGACGAACGGCGCGAACGGCGCGACGGCCGCGATCAGCACGGCCAAGTCCACGGTCGCGGAGCCCGCCCCGGCGACGGAGCAGTCTCCGGAGGACCGCCCCGAGAGCTGA
- the tilS gene encoding tRNA lysidine(34) synthetase TilS, with amino-acid sequence MGPHPAVAAIRLAVRRALNDLLTDHQHTPGEHPRTTAERPPSPLVLVACSGGADSMALASALAFEAPKLGIRAGGVTVDHGLQAGSDLRAGEVAQRLRDLGLDPVESVAVTVGRDGGPEAAARDARYAALDAAAERHGAAAILLGHTRDDQAETVLLGLARGSGIRSLSGMAAVSGAGGRYRRPFLHLDRQTARTACMAQSLPVWDDPHNADPAYTRSRLRHEGLPALEKALGKGVVEALARTAQLSRDDADALDTWARQAAAAVRDSAGLLECAKLHELPPAVRRRVLRRAAIEAGAPAGSLFARHIEEVDRLITGWRGQGAINLPGKVVAQRQGGRLVIRQS; translated from the coding sequence ATGGGTCCCCATCCTGCGGTCGCGGCGATACGCCTGGCGGTCCGCCGCGCCCTCAACGACCTCCTCACCGACCACCAGCACACCCCCGGCGAGCATCCCCGCACCACGGCCGAGCGGCCCCCCTCCCCGCTCGTCCTCGTCGCGTGCTCCGGCGGCGCCGACTCCATGGCCCTCGCCTCCGCCCTCGCCTTCGAAGCCCCCAAACTCGGCATCCGCGCCGGCGGCGTCACCGTCGACCACGGCCTCCAGGCCGGCTCCGACCTCCGCGCGGGCGAGGTCGCCCAGCGGCTGCGCGACCTCGGCCTCGACCCCGTCGAGTCCGTCGCCGTCACGGTCGGCCGCGACGGCGGACCCGAAGCAGCCGCCCGCGACGCCCGCTACGCCGCCCTCGACGCCGCCGCCGAACGCCACGGCGCCGCCGCGATCCTCCTCGGCCACACCCGGGACGACCAGGCCGAAACCGTCCTGCTGGGCCTCGCCCGCGGCTCCGGCATCCGCTCCCTGTCCGGCATGGCCGCGGTCTCGGGGGCCGGCGGCCGCTACCGGCGCCCCTTCCTGCACCTCGACCGGCAGACCGCCCGCACGGCCTGCATGGCCCAGTCCCTCCCCGTCTGGGACGACCCGCACAACGCCGACCCGGCCTACACCCGCTCGCGGCTCCGCCACGAGGGCCTGCCCGCCCTGGAGAAGGCCCTCGGCAAGGGCGTCGTCGAAGCCCTCGCCCGCACCGCCCAGCTCTCCCGCGACGACGCCGACGCCCTCGACACCTGGGCCCGCCAGGCCGCCGCCGCCGTACGGGACTCGGCCGGGCTGCTGGAGTGCGCCAAGCTGCACGAACTGCCGCCCGCCGTCCGCCGCCGCGTCCTGCGCCGCGCCGCCATCGAGGCCGGCGCCCCGGCCGGTTCGCTCTTCGCCCGCCACATCGAAGAAGTCGACCGGCTGATCACCGGCTGGCGCGGCCAGGGAGCCATCAACCTGCCGGGCAAAGTCGTGGCTCAGCGGCAGGGTGGCAGACTGGTGATTCGGCAGAGCTGA
- the hpt gene encoding hypoxanthine phosphoribosyltransferase, whose product MRVDANDMGADLQQVLITKEEIDAKLAELAAKIDAEYAGKDLLIVGVLKGAVMVMADLARALSTPVTMDWMAVSSYGAGTQSSGVVRILKDLDTDIKGRHVLIVEDIIDSGLTLSWLINNLGSREPASLKVCTLLRKPDAAKVAIEVEWVGFDIPNEFVVGYGLDYAEKYRNLPFVGTLAPHVYGG is encoded by the coding sequence ATGCGGGTGGACGCGAACGACATGGGTGCCGACCTCCAGCAGGTACTCATCACCAAAGAAGAGATCGACGCGAAGCTGGCCGAGCTGGCCGCGAAGATCGACGCGGAGTACGCGGGCAAGGACCTGCTCATCGTCGGCGTGCTCAAGGGCGCCGTCATGGTCATGGCCGACCTGGCCCGGGCCCTGTCCACCCCCGTCACCATGGACTGGATGGCCGTGTCCTCCTACGGCGCGGGCACCCAGTCCTCCGGTGTCGTCCGGATCCTCAAGGACCTCGACACCGACATCAAGGGCCGGCACGTCCTGATCGTCGAGGACATCATCGACTCCGGCCTGACCCTCTCCTGGCTGATCAACAACCTCGGCTCCCGCGAGCCCGCCTCCCTCAAGGTGTGCACGCTCCTGCGCAAGCCGGACGCCGCCAAGGTCGCCATCGAGGTGGAGTGGGTCGGCTTCGACATCCCGAACGAGTTCGTCGTCGGCTACGGCCTCGACTACGCCGAGAAGTACCGCAACCTCCCGTTCGTCGGTACGCTCGCGCCCCACGTCTACGGCGGCTGA